In Primulina huaijiensis isolate GDHJ02 chromosome 4, ASM1229523v2, whole genome shotgun sequence, a genomic segment contains:
- the LOC140975307 gene encoding cytochrome b561 and DOMON domain-containing protein At5g47530-like → MDCKFSMNGLLFSVFFSAIFLFASSNAQNCSFSFGGQNYATCVTLPALNAFLHWTYHQSNHSVDIAYRHTQLTASNWVVWALNPSGGAMPGAQCLVAFTNSSGVVQAYTSPIPIPDYTSTQLRQGPLSFQVSNLTAEFMGNQMTIFATIALPSAGTSFVQVWQHGDVTGNILQVHSQTPEHLRSFGNIDFSSGVTADTGAASRGSKERRKNIHGVLNVVSWGILIPIGAMTARYLKVFKAAKPAWFYLHAACQTSAYIVGVAGWGTGLKLGSDSPGVVHSVHRKIGITLFALGTLQVFALLLRPKPDHKYRIYWNMYHIGIGYSVIILSIINIFEGFDILDGEKKWKRAYIGVLIFLGANAAILEAFTWFIVIKRKERPDSDKYPHTVSGMNGANGFEA, encoded by the exons ATGGATTGCAAATTCTCGATGAACGGTCTCCTTTTTTCTGTGTTCTTTTCCGCAATCTTCCTCTTTGCATCTTCCAATGCTCAGAACTGCTCGTTCTCGTTCGGCGGCCAGAATTACGCGACCTGCGTCACTCTCCCTGCTTTGAACGCCTTCCTGCACTGGACCTATCACCAGTCGAACCACTCGGTTGATATAGCGTACAGGCACACGCAGCTCACCGCCTCCAACTGGGTTGTGTGGGCACTGAACCCCAGCGGTGGCGCCATGCCTGGGGCGCAGTGCTTGGTGGCTTTCACCAACTCTAGCGGTGTCGTTCAGGCCTACACCTCTCCCATTCCAATACCCGATTATACCTCCACGCAGCTGCGACAGGGTCCGTTGAGCTTCCAGGTCTCCAATCTTACTGCTGAATTTATGGGCAATCAGATGACCATCTTCGCTACTATTGCACTCCCAAGTGCGGGAACAAGTTTTGTTCAAGTTTGGCAACACGGGGATGTTACGGGAAATATTCTTCAGGTACACTCGCAAACTCCGGAGCATCTGAGATCTTTCGGCAACATCGATTTCTCCAGCGGAGTAACTGCTGATACGGGTGCAGCCAGCAGGGGGTCGAAAGAGCGCAGGAAAAAC ATTCATGGAGTTCTGAATGTTGTGAGTTGGGGGATTTTGATCCCGATTGGAGCCATGACTGCTAGGTACTTGAAGGTCTTCAAGGCCGCAAAGCCGGCGTGGTTTTACCTGCACGCTGCGTGCCAAACTTCGGCGTATATCGTGGGAGTCGCAGGCTGGGGCACAGGCCTCAAACTCGGCAGCGATTCTCCCGGAGTAGTGCATTCTGTTCACAGAAAGATCGGAATCACCCTGTTTGCCCTTGGAACACTTCAG GTGTTTGCCCTGCTGTTGAGGCCAAAGCCGGATCATAAATACAGAATCTACTGGAACATGTACCATATCGGGATCGGATACTCGGTGATCATCCTTagtatcataaacatattcgaAGGGTTCGACATCTTGGATGGGGAGAAGAAATGGAAACGAGCGTATATCGGGGTTCTCATCTTTCTTGGAGCCAATGCTGCTATATTGGAAGCCTTTACGTGGTTTATTGTGATCAAGAGAAAGGAGCGACCGGATTCCGATAAATACCCGCATACAGTTAGCGGGATGAATGGTGCCAATGGATTTGAAGCTTAG